The Mangifera indica cultivar Alphonso chromosome 8, CATAS_Mindica_2.1, whole genome shotgun sequence genome has a window encoding:
- the LOC123222721 gene encoding scarecrow-like protein 32 — translation MKTGRPNTTSIPLHNSSLFNATPNSIPGALRGCLGSLDGACIEKLLLHCASALESNDVTLAQQVMWVLNNVASSVGDPNQRLTSYCLRALVSRVSSFCPTTMSFNSSSTIHRRLMGVTELAGYVDLIPWHRFGFCATNSAIFKAIKGCPRVHILDFSITHCMQWPTLIDALAKRPEGPPSLRITVPSCRPLVPPLVNVSTKEVGLRLGNFAKFRDVPFEFNIIDVDTSCKDSSSFHFESVFSHLTPPTLNLRNEEVLVVNCQNWLRYLSDESIRSAHQDASLRDTFLDIIKGLNPCIIIVVDEDSDLSDSSLTSRITTCFNYLWIPFDALETFLPKDSCQRLEYESDIGQNIENIISYEGFQRIERLESGAKMCQRMKNAGFSSIPFSEETVREVKFLLDEHASGWGMKREDDMLVLTWKGHNSVFATAWVPNGLED, via the coding sequence ATGAAAACAGGAAGACCAAACACTACGTCCATTCCTCTGCACAATTCCAGTCTCTTCAACGCCACTCCAAATTCCATTCCAGGGGCACTTAGAGGGTGTCTTGGTAGCCTCGATGGAGCATGCATAGAGAAGCTTCTGCTTCACTGTGCTAGTGCCTTAGAAAGTAACGATGTCACTTTGGCACAGCAAGTGATGTGGGTGCTCAATAATGTTGCTTCTTCAGTTGGTGATCCAAACCAACGGCTCACCTCATATTGTTTAAGGGCACTCGTATCTAGGGTATCCAGTTTTTGTCCTACGACGATGAGTTTCAATAGTAGCAGCACAATTCACAGAAGGCTTATGGGCGTCACTGAGCTAGCCGGGTATGTTGATCTAATCCCTTGGCACCGTTTTGGCTTCTGTGCAACAAATAGTGCCATTTTCAAGGCAATTAAAGGGTGCCCCAGAGTTCATATATTAGACTTTAGCATCACGCACTGTATGCAGTGGCCTACTCTCATAGATGCCTTGGCAAAAAGGCCTGAAGGCCCTCCTTCACTCAGAATCACGGTGCCTTCTTGTAGGCCACTAGTCCCTCCCTTGGTTAATGTATCAACTAAAGAAGTTGGTCTCCGTTTGGGAAACTTCGCCAAGTTTAGAGATGTCCCCTTTGAATTTAACATAATCGATGTCGACACATCTTGTAAGGACTCCTCTAGCTTTCATTTTGAATCAGTATTCAGCCATTTGACTCCTCCCACATTGAACCTTAGGAACGAGGAGGTTTTGGTAGTAAACTGCCAAAATTGGCTACGGTATTTGTCCGATGAAAGTATAAGAAGTGCACATCAAGATGCTTCTTTGCGAGACACTTTCCTAGATATAATCAAGGGGCTTAACCCTTGTATCATAATTGTGGTTGATGAAGATTCTGATCTAAGTGATTCTAGTCTAACATCAAGGATCACAACCTGCTTCAATTACCTATGGATTCCCTTTGATGCCTTAGAAACTTTCTTGCCTAAGGATAGTTGTCAAAGGCTAGAGTATGAATCGGATATTggacaaaatattgaaaacattATAAGTTATGAAGGGTTTCAAAGGATAGAAAGATTAGAATCTGGGGCAAAAATGTGTCAAAGAATGAAGAATGCAGGGTTTTCCAGTATTCCATTTAGCGAGGAGACTGTTAGGGAAGTTAAGTTCTTGCTAGATGAACATGCTAGTGGTTGGGGGATGAAGAGGGAAGATGATATGTTGGTGCTCACATGGAAAGGCCACAACTCAGTATTTGCCACAGCTTGGGTCCCAAATGGGTTGGAGGATTAA
- the LOC123223712 gene encoding probable terpene synthase 12, whose product MALHLCSFPLPRLQVQVQRAQDGVSISRKVMCCVTATTPTSRGRLSANYQPTIWDYSFVQSLRADDVDEECENKAQKLEEEVRCLLNNKNAELLSILELIDDIQRLGLGYRFHKDIKIALERICMSGEESDDDAKAENKLHSTALRFRLLRQHGCHISQDVFKIFVDQEGNYMKYLEKDVKGLLSLYEASCLAFEGEKLLDGAKTFALTHLTQLKREIDPIISDFVTHVLENPLHHRMQRLEARWYIEVYSKRNDANYLLLEFAKLDFNRVQSIYKNELKDMSRWWQEIDLANKLKFARDRLMECFFWTVGMIPDPQFSNCRKGLTKLTSFITILDDIYDVYGSLDELELFTDAVERWDINCVNQLPDYMKLSFLALYNSVNEMGYDTLKEQGVNIIPSLTKAWQDTFKAFLEEAKWSYNTYTPTFEEYLDNAWLSVTGTLILVHSYFLLNQDITKEAVNSLKKYHNLLRWPSLIFRLCNDLSTSKAEVERGETVNSILCYMKDTGSSEEVAREYIKKLIEKTWKQMNEELSGKHPFSEAFVETAIGLARIAHCTYQNGDGHGAPDVGAKKRVLSVIIDPI is encoded by the exons ATGGCACTCCATCTCTGTAGTTTTCCTTTGCCTCGTTTACAGGTCCAGGTACAAAGAGCACAGGATGGCGTTTCGATAAGTCGAAAAGTTATGTGTTGCGTGACAGCGACTACACCAACCTCCCGTGGTAGACTATCTGCAAATTACCAGCCGACTATTTGGGATTACAGTTTTGTGCAGTCTCTACGGGCTGATGACGTG GATGAAGAATGCGAAAACAAAGCGCAGAAACTGGAGGAGGAGGTGAGGTGTCTGCTGAACAATAAAAATGCAGAGTTGTTGAGCATTCTTGAATTGATTGACGATATTCAGCGACTTGGTTTAGGATACCGATTCCATAAGGACATAAAGATAGCTCTTGAAAGAATTTGTATGTCTGGGGAAGAATCTGATGATGATGCCAAAGCAGAAAACAAACTTCATTCTACTGCTCTAAGATTCAGGCTCCTTAGACAACATGGTTGTCACATTTCTCAAG ATGTCTTCAAGATTTTCGTTGATCAAGAAGGCAATTATATGAAATACTTGGAGAAGGATGTCAAAGGATTGCTAAGTTTGTATGAAGCTTCGTGTCTCGCCTTTGAAGGAGAAAAACTTTTAGATGGAGCTAAAACCTTCGCACTAACACATCTCACTcaattaaagagagaaattgATCCAATCATATCAGACTTTGTTACTCATGTTTTAGAGAATCCGTTGCATCATAGAATGCAAAGGTTGGAAGCTCGGTGGTATATTGAAGTCTATAGTAAAAGAAATGACGCAAATTATTTGCTACTTGAATTTGCCAAGCTTGATTTTAATAGGGTGCAATCAATATACAAAAATGAACTTAAAGATATGTCAAG GTGGTGGCAAGAAATTGACCTAGCAAACAAGTTGAAATTTGCTAGGGACAGATTGATGGAATGCTTTTTTTGGACAGTTGGAATGATCCCAGATCCACAATTTAGTAATTGTCGTAAGGGATTGACAAAACTAACTTCATTTATAACGATCCTTGATGATATCTATGATGTATATGGTTCTTTAGATGAATTGGAGCTTTTTACAGATGCAGTTGAAAG ATGGGATATCAATTGTGTGAATCAACTACCAGACTATATGAAATTAAGCTTCCTAGCACTCTACAACAGTGTTAATGAGATGGGTTATGACACTCTAAAGGAACAAGGAGTGAATATTATTCCATCCCTTACAAAAGCG TGGCAAGACACGTTCAAAGCATTTTTAGAAGAAGCAAAATGGAGTTACAACACATACACACCAACATTTGAAGAATATCTAGACAATGCATGGCTATCTGTAACAGGGACACTCATTCTGGTTCATTCATACTTTTTATTGAATCAAGATATCACCAAGGAAGCAGTTAACTCTTTAAAAAAGTATCATAATCTATTGCGTTGGCCATCCCTTATTTTTCGACTTTGCAATGATTTAAGTACTTCAAAG GCTGAGGTAGAGAGAGGTGAAACTGTAAATTCAATATTATGCTATATGAAAGACACAGGTTCGTCGGAGGAAGTTGCTCGTGAATATATAAAGAAGCTTATTGAGAAAACTTGGAAACAGATGAATGAGGAGCTAAGTGGAAAACATCCATTCTCAGAAGCTTTTGTAGAAACAGCTATTGGTCTTGCTCGAATAGCCCATTGCACATACCAAAATGGAGATGGACATGGAGCTCCAGATGTTGGAGCCAAGAAAAGAGTCCTATCAGTAATAATTGATCCCATTTAA
- the LOC123223472 gene encoding uncharacterized protein LOC123223472 has translation MQYWSKNLLQVWQLRHFARECPIRAGVTLARPKQPVGGGQARVYTITQAQAETYPSVVTGQLLFYTIPLYALIDSGATHSFIAQGLVERLRLKPTVVNHINTEMLDGDNILSDSMLLHQTVELKGRELIVDLIMFDMLDFDIILGMDFLSKYGAEIDCRKKKVKFNLDNGDEFSFSEGRLLSMMISSVRARKMLSKGCIGYLAHVVNKSNSESTLNVKNTLVVYEFLDVFPDNLSGLAPEREVEFSVELAPGHVVSTDGIFVNPSIVKVVMKWQRLRSAKEVMSFLGLVGYYRCFIEGFSKLARPLTELTCKDVPFHWFSNCEDSFQALKQRLTTVSVLTLSIDDEGYDLYIDASHQGFGAVLIQRGKWLELVKDYDMDIRYHSGKANVVVDALSMKVMLSHVATSLELQRDVFREQIEMVTGLLARDRVCVPQDDDLRTRILMEVHSTLYTAHPKSMKMYQDLRRIDWWSGMKKVVVDFVSKCMVCQQVKAEHQRPSRLLQPLSIPEWKWEEVSMDFMVRLPKVRGGFNALWVIVDRLTKLTHFIPVRDNMGTDQLGQIYIREIVKLHGVPKRIVSDRETRSFQLSGRVYKSYQTTIQMTPYETLYGRKYRSPLHWDEIGERNELTSVLGREMTQQMIDQIGKVAYKLALPTNIRRIHNAFHISLLRKCLGDPSQVVKIEDVKLKDNLVYEERPARIVDRQIKILRHRKIPLLKVQWQNHQVEEAIREIEEDMRQRFPQLFE, from the exons ATGCAGTACTGGTCAAAGAATCTGTTACAGGTGTGGCAACTAAGGCATTTTGCCAGAGAGTGCCCTATTAGAGCTGGTGTGACTCTAGCAAGACCAAAGCAACCTGTAGGTGGAGGACAAGCTAGGGTATACACCATCACACAGGCACAAGCTGAGACCTATCCATCAGTTGTGACAGGTCAGTTACTTTTCTATACCATTCCTTTGTATGCTTTAATTGATTCAGGTGCCACACATAGTTTTATAGCTCAGGGATTAGTTGAGAGATTGAGACTAAAGCCTACAGTAGTGAATCACATCAATACCGAAATGTTAGATGGTGACAATATACTGAGTGATAGTATGTTGTTGCATCAAACAGTGGAATTAAAGGGTCGAGAACTAATAGTAGATCTGATCATGTTTGATATGcttgattttgatataatattggGAATGGATTTTCTTAGCAAGTATGGCGCTGAGATCGATTGTAGGAAGAAGAAGGTTAAGTTCAATTTGGATAATGGTGACGAGTTCTCGTTTAGTGAGGGTCGACTACTTAGCATGATGATTAGCAGTGTCAGAGCTCGAAAAATGTTGAGTAAGGGATGTATTGGATATCTAGCTCATGTGGTGAATAAATCTAATTCTGAGTCAACTCTAAATGTGAAAAACACTCTAGTGGTCTATGAGTTTTTAGATGTGTTTCCTGATAACTTGTCAGGACTAGCACCTGAAAGAGAGGTAGAGTTCAGTGTTGAGTTGGCCCCAg GACATGTGGTCTCAACTGATGGTATTTTCGTAAATCCGAGTATAGTAAAGGTTGTGATGAAATGGCAGAGATTGAGATCAGCTAAGGAGGTTATGAGTTTTTTGGGGTTAGTTGGTTATTACCGATGTTTCATTGAGGGATTTTCCAAATTAGCTCGACCATTGACGGAATTGACTTGTAAAGATGTTCCCTTTCATTGGTTTTCAAATTGTGAGGATAGTTTCCAAGCCTTGAAACAAAGACTGACTACAGTTTCAGTCTTAACTCTATCAATTGATGATGAAGGATATGACTTGTATATAGATGCATCTCATCAAGGATTTGGAGCTGTCTTGATACAAAGGGGTAAG TGGTTAGAGTTAGTTAAGGATTACGACATGGACATTAGATACCATTCGGGTAAGGCTAATGTAGTAGTTGATGCTTTGAGTATGAAGGTAATGTTGTCTCATGTGGCAACATCCCTCGAGTTGCAACGAGATGTCTTTCGTGAGCAGATTGAGATGGTCACAGGGTTATTAGCTAG AGATCGTGTATGCGTCCCTCAGGATGATGACTTGAGAACTCGAATTTTGATGGAAGTGCATagtacactttacactgcccaccccaAGAGTATGaaaatgtatcaagatttgAGAAGAATTGACTGGTGGTCTGGTATGAAAAAGGTTGTGGTTGATTTTGTGTCAAAGTGTATGGTTTGTCAACAAGTTAAAGCGGAACATCAACGACCCTCCAGATTATTGCAACCTTTGTCCATACCCGAGTGGAAATGGGAAGAGGTCTCAATGGACTTTATGGTAAGATTACCAAAGGTCAGAGGTGGATTCAATGCCTTATGGGTTATTGTGGATCGATTGACCAAGTTAACCCACTTCATTCCGGTTAGAGATAATATGGGCACAGACCAATTGGGACAAATCTACATAAGAGAGATAGTCAAACTTCATGGAGTGCCGAAGAGGATCGTATCAGACAGGGAGACACGATCGTttcagctttctggaagagtctaCAAAAG CTATCAGACAACTATTCAGATGACCCCATACGAAACCCTTTATGGGAGAAAATATCGATCACCATTGCATTGGGATGAGATTGGAGAGAGAAATGAATTAACCAGCGTTTTAGGGCGTGAGATGACCCAACAAATGATTGATCAG ATTGGTAAAGTGGCATATAAGCTTGCATTGCCAACAAACATAAGACGTATTCATAACGCGTTTCATATATCATTGTTGCGTAAATGTCTAGGGGACCCATCCCAAGTGGTTAAAATCGAAGATGTTAAGCTGAAAGACAATTTGGTATATGAGGAACGCCCTGCACGGATAGTGGATCGACAAATTAAGATACTTAGACACCGAAAAATTCCTTTGCTCAAGGTTCAATGGCAAAATCACCAGGTAGAAGAGGCTATTCGGGAGATAGAAGAGGATATGAGGCAAAGATTTCCTCAattatttgagtga